In a single window of the Lagenorhynchus albirostris chromosome 19, mLagAlb1.1, whole genome shotgun sequence genome:
- the ACTN4 gene encoding alpha-actinin-4 isoform X1, producing MVDYHAANQSYQYGPSSGSNGAGGGGSMGDYMAQEDDWDRDLLLDPAWEKQQRKTFTAWCNSHLRKAGTQIENIDEDFRDGLKLMLLLEVISGERLPKPERGKMRVHKINNVNKALDFIASKGVKLVSIGAEEIVDGNAKMTLGMIWTIILRFAIQDISVEETSAKEGLLLWCQRKTAPYKNVNVQNFHISWKDGLAFNALIHRHRPELIEYDKLRKDDPVTNLNNAFEVAEKYLDIPKMLDAEDIVNTARPDEKAIMTYVSSFYHAFSGAQKAETAANRICKVLAVNQENEHLMEDYERLASDLLEWIRRTIPWLEDRVPQKTIQEMQQKLEDFRDYRRVHKPPKVQEKCQLEINFNTLQTKLRLSNRPAFMPSEGRMVSDINNGWQHLEQAEKGYEEWLLNEIRRLERLDHLAEKFRQKASIHEAWTDGKEVMLKHRDYETATLSDIKALIRKHEAFESDLAAHQDRVEQIAAIAQELNELDYYDSHNVNTRCQKICDQWDALGSLTHSRREALEKTEKQLETIDQLHLEYAKRAAPFNNWMESAMEDLQDMFIVHTIEEIEGLISAHDQFKSTLPDADREREAILAIHKEAQRIAESNHIKLSGSNPYTTVTPQIINSKWEKVQQLVPKRDHALLEEQSKQQSNEHLRRQFASQANIVGPWIQTKMEEIGRISIEMNGTLEDQLSHLKQYERSIVDYKPNLDLLEQQHQLIQEALIFDNKHTNYTMEHIRVGWEQLLTTIARTINEVENQILTRDAKGISQEQMQEFRASFNHFDKDHGGALGPEEFKACLISLGYDVENDRQGDAEFNRIMSVVDPNHSGLVTFQAFIDFMSRETTDTDTADQVIASFKVLAGDKNFITAEELRRELPPDQAEYCIARMAPYQGPDAVPGALDYKSFSTALYGESDL from the exons ACCTTCACAGCCTGGTGCAACTCCCACCTGAGGAAGGCCGGCACGCAGATCGAGAACATCGACGAGGACTTCCGAGACGGGCTCAAGCTCATGCTCCTCCTGGAGGTCATTTCAG GGGAGCGGTTACCTAAGCCGGAGCGGGGCAAGATGAGAGTGCACAAAATCAACAATGTGAACAAGGCACTGGACTTCATCGCCAGCAAAGGAGTCAAGCTGGTCTCCATTGGGGCGGAAG AGATTGTGGACGGCAACGCAAAGATGACCCTGGGAATGATCTGGACCATCATCCTCAGGTTCGCCATCCAGGACATCTCTGTGGAAG AGACCTCTGCCAAGGAAGGGCTCCTTCTCTGGTGCCAGAGAAAGACGGCCCCGTACAAGAACGTCAACGTGCAGAACTTCCACATCAG CTGGAAGGACGGTCTTGCTTTCAATGCCCTGATCCACCGGCACAGACCAGAGCTGATTGAGTACGACAAGCTGAGAAAG gacGACCCCGTCACCAACCTGAACAATGCCTTTGAAGTGGCTGAGAAATACCTAGACATCCCCAAGATGTTGGATGCAGAGG ACATCGTGAACACGGCCCGACCCGACGAGAAGGCCATAATGACCTATGTGTCCAGCTTCTACCATGCCTTTTCAGGAGCGCAGAAG gctgaGACTGCCGCCAACCGGATTTGCAAGGTGCTGGCTGTCAACCAGGAGAATGAAcacctgatggaagattatgagAGGCTGGCCAGCGAT CTCCTGGAGTGGATCCGGCGCACCATCCCCTGGCTGGAGGACCGCGTGCCCCAGAAGACCATCCAGGAGATGCAGCAGAAGCTGGAGGACTTCCGCGACTACCGGCGCGTCCATAAGCCGCCCAAGGTGCAGGAGAAATGCCAGCTGGAGATCAACTTCAACACGCTGCAGACCAAGCTGCGCCTCAGCAACCGGCCCGCCTTCATGCCCTCCGAGGGCAGGATGGTCTCG GACATCAACAACGGCTGGCAGCACCTGGAGCAGGCCGAGAAGGGCTACGAGGAGTGGCTGCTGAACGAGATCCGCAGGTTGGAGCGGCTCGACCACCTGGCAGAGAAGTTCCGGCAGAAGGCCTCCATCCACGAGGCCTGGACCGACG ggaaGGAGGTGATGCTGAAGCACCGGGACTATGAGACGGCCACCCTGTCGGACATCAAAGCCCTCATCCGCAAGCACGAGGCCTTCGAGAGCGACCTGGCCGCGCACCAGGACCGCGTGGAGCAGATTGCCGCCATCGCCCAGGAGCTCAA CGAGCTGGATTACTACGACTCCCACAACGTCAACACCCGCTGCCAGAAGATCTGCGACCAGTGGGATGCCCTTGGCTCTCTGACCCACAGTcgcagggaagccctggag AAAACGGAGAAGCAGCTGGAGACCATTGACCAGCTGCACCTGGAGTACGCCAAGCGGGCAGCCCCCTTCAACAACTGGATGGAGAGCGCCATGGAGGACCTCCAGGACATGTTCATCGTCCACACCATCGAGGAAATCGAG GGCCTGATCTCAGCCCACGACCAGTTCAAGTCGACACTGCCGGACGCCGACAGGGAACGGGAGGCCATCCTGGCCATCCACAAGGAGGCCCAGAGGATCGCCGAGAGCAACCACATCAAGCTGTCAGGCAGCAACCCCTACACCACCGTCACCCCCCAGATCATCAACTCCAAGTGGGAGAAG GTGCAGCAGCTGGTGCCCAAGCGCGACCACGCCCTCCTGGAGGAGCAGAGCAAGCAGCAGTCCAACGAGCACCTCCGCCGCCAGTTCGCCAGCCAGGCCAACATCGTGGGGCCCTGGATCCAGACTAAGATGGAG GAGATCGGGCGCATCTCCATCGAGATGAATGGGACTCTGGAGGACCAGCTGAGCCACCTGAAGCAGTATGAGCGCAGCATTGTGGACTACAAGCCGAACCTGGACCTGCTGGAGCAGCAGCACCAGCTCATCCAGGAGGCCCTCATCTTCGACAACAAGCACACCAACTACACCATGGAG CACATCCGCGTGGGCTGGGAGCAGCTGCTCACCACCATCGCCCGCACCATCAACGAGGTCGAGAACCAGATCCTCACCCGCGATGCCAAAGGCATCAGCCAAGAGCAGATGCAGGAGTTCCGGGCGTCCTTCAATCACTTCGACAAG GACCACGGCGGGGCGCTGGGGCCAGAGGAGTTCAAGGCCTGCCTCATCAGCCTGGGCTACGACGTGGAGAATGACCGGCAG GGCGATGCCGAGTTCAACCGCATCATGAGCGTGGTTGACCCCAACCACAGCGGCCTCGTGACCTTCCAAGCCTTCATCGACTTCATGTCGAGGGAGACCACCGACACAGACACGGCCGACCAGGTCATCGCCTCCTTCAAGGTCCTGGCCGGGGACAAG AACTTCATCACAGCCGAGGAGCTGCGGAGAGAGCTGCCCCCCGACCAGGCCGAGTACTGCATCGCCCGCATGGCCCCATACCAGGGCCCTGATGCCGTGCCCGGGGCCCTCGACTACAAGTCCTTCTCCACAGCCCTGTACGGCGAGAGCGACCTGTGA
- the ACTN4 gene encoding alpha-actinin-4 isoform X4: MVDYHAANQSYQYGPSSGSNGAGGGGSMGDYMAQEDDWDRDLLLDPAWEKQQRKTFTAWCNSHLRKAGTQIENIDEDFRDGLKLMLLLEVISGERLPKPERGKMRVHKINNVNKALDFIASKGVKLVSIGAEEIVDGNAKMTLGMIWTIILRFAIQDISVEETSAKEGLLLWCQRKTAPYKNVNVQNFHISWKDGLAFNALIHRHRPELIEYDKLRKDDPVTNLNNAFEVAEKYLDIPKMLDAEDIVNTARPDEKAIMTYVSSFYHAFSGAQKAETAANRICKVLAVNQENEHLMEDYERLASDLLEWIRRTIPWLEDRVPQKTIQEMQQKLEDFRDYRRVHKPPKVQEKCQLEINFNTLQTKLRLSNRPAFMPSEGRMVSDINNGWQHLEQAEKGYEEWLLNEIRRLERLDHLAEKFRQKASIHEAWTDGKEVMLKHRDYETATLSDIKALIRKHEAFESDLAAHQDRVEQIAAIAQELNELDYYDSHNVNTRCQKICDQWDALGSLTHSRREALEKTEKQLETIDQLHLEYAKRAAPFNNWMESAMEDLQDMFIVHTIEEIEGLISAHDQFKSTLPDADREREAILAIHKEAQRIAESNHIKLSGSNPYTTVTPQIINSKWEKVQQLVPKRDHALLEEQSKQQSNEHLRRQFASQANIVGPWIQTKMEEIGRISIEMNGTLEDQLSHLKQYERSIVDYKPNLDLLEQQHQLIQEALIFDNKHTNYTMEHIRVGWEQLLTTIARTINEVENQILTRDAKGISQEQMQEFRASFNHFDKDHGGALGPEEFKACLISLGYDVENDRQKQTGSMDSDDFRALLISTGYSLGDAEFNRIMSVVDPNHSGLVTFQAFIDFMSRETTDTDTADQVIASFKVLAGDKNFITAEELRRELPPDQAEYCIARMAPYQGPDAVPGALDYKSFSTALYGESDL; the protein is encoded by the exons ACCTTCACAGCCTGGTGCAACTCCCACCTGAGGAAGGCCGGCACGCAGATCGAGAACATCGACGAGGACTTCCGAGACGGGCTCAAGCTCATGCTCCTCCTGGAGGTCATTTCAG GGGAGCGGTTACCTAAGCCGGAGCGGGGCAAGATGAGAGTGCACAAAATCAACAATGTGAACAAGGCACTGGACTTCATCGCCAGCAAAGGAGTCAAGCTGGTCTCCATTGGGGCGGAAG AGATTGTGGACGGCAACGCAAAGATGACCCTGGGAATGATCTGGACCATCATCCTCAGGTTCGCCATCCAGGACATCTCTGTGGAAG AGACCTCTGCCAAGGAAGGGCTCCTTCTCTGGTGCCAGAGAAAGACGGCCCCGTACAAGAACGTCAACGTGCAGAACTTCCACATCAG CTGGAAGGACGGTCTTGCTTTCAATGCCCTGATCCACCGGCACAGACCAGAGCTGATTGAGTACGACAAGCTGAGAAAG gacGACCCCGTCACCAACCTGAACAATGCCTTTGAAGTGGCTGAGAAATACCTAGACATCCCCAAGATGTTGGATGCAGAGG ACATCGTGAACACGGCCCGACCCGACGAGAAGGCCATAATGACCTATGTGTCCAGCTTCTACCATGCCTTTTCAGGAGCGCAGAAG gctgaGACTGCCGCCAACCGGATTTGCAAGGTGCTGGCTGTCAACCAGGAGAATGAAcacctgatggaagattatgagAGGCTGGCCAGCGAT CTCCTGGAGTGGATCCGGCGCACCATCCCCTGGCTGGAGGACCGCGTGCCCCAGAAGACCATCCAGGAGATGCAGCAGAAGCTGGAGGACTTCCGCGACTACCGGCGCGTCCATAAGCCGCCCAAGGTGCAGGAGAAATGCCAGCTGGAGATCAACTTCAACACGCTGCAGACCAAGCTGCGCCTCAGCAACCGGCCCGCCTTCATGCCCTCCGAGGGCAGGATGGTCTCG GACATCAACAACGGCTGGCAGCACCTGGAGCAGGCCGAGAAGGGCTACGAGGAGTGGCTGCTGAACGAGATCCGCAGGTTGGAGCGGCTCGACCACCTGGCAGAGAAGTTCCGGCAGAAGGCCTCCATCCACGAGGCCTGGACCGACG ggaaGGAGGTGATGCTGAAGCACCGGGACTATGAGACGGCCACCCTGTCGGACATCAAAGCCCTCATCCGCAAGCACGAGGCCTTCGAGAGCGACCTGGCCGCGCACCAGGACCGCGTGGAGCAGATTGCCGCCATCGCCCAGGAGCTCAA CGAGCTGGATTACTACGACTCCCACAACGTCAACACCCGCTGCCAGAAGATCTGCGACCAGTGGGATGCCCTTGGCTCTCTGACCCACAGTcgcagggaagccctggag AAAACGGAGAAGCAGCTGGAGACCATTGACCAGCTGCACCTGGAGTACGCCAAGCGGGCAGCCCCCTTCAACAACTGGATGGAGAGCGCCATGGAGGACCTCCAGGACATGTTCATCGTCCACACCATCGAGGAAATCGAG GGCCTGATCTCAGCCCACGACCAGTTCAAGTCGACACTGCCGGACGCCGACAGGGAACGGGAGGCCATCCTGGCCATCCACAAGGAGGCCCAGAGGATCGCCGAGAGCAACCACATCAAGCTGTCAGGCAGCAACCCCTACACCACCGTCACCCCCCAGATCATCAACTCCAAGTGGGAGAAG GTGCAGCAGCTGGTGCCCAAGCGCGACCACGCCCTCCTGGAGGAGCAGAGCAAGCAGCAGTCCAACGAGCACCTCCGCCGCCAGTTCGCCAGCCAGGCCAACATCGTGGGGCCCTGGATCCAGACTAAGATGGAG GAGATCGGGCGCATCTCCATCGAGATGAATGGGACTCTGGAGGACCAGCTGAGCCACCTGAAGCAGTATGAGCGCAGCATTGTGGACTACAAGCCGAACCTGGACCTGCTGGAGCAGCAGCACCAGCTCATCCAGGAGGCCCTCATCTTCGACAACAAGCACACCAACTACACCATGGAG CACATCCGCGTGGGCTGGGAGCAGCTGCTCACCACCATCGCCCGCACCATCAACGAGGTCGAGAACCAGATCCTCACCCGCGATGCCAAAGGCATCAGCCAAGAGCAGATGCAGGAGTTCCGGGCGTCCTTCAATCACTTCGACAAG GACCACGGCGGGGCGCTGGGGCCAGAGGAGTTCAAGGCCTGCCTCATCAGCCTGGGCTACGACGTGGAGAATGACCGGCAG AAGCAGACGGGCAGCATGGACTCCGATGACTTCAGGGCTCTGCTTATCTCCACGGGATACAGCCTG GGCGATGCCGAGTTCAACCGCATCATGAGCGTGGTTGACCCCAACCACAGCGGCCTCGTGACCTTCCAAGCCTTCATCGACTTCATGTCGAGGGAGACCACCGACACAGACACGGCCGACCAGGTCATCGCCTCCTTCAAGGTCCTGGCCGGGGACAAG AACTTCATCACAGCCGAGGAGCTGCGGAGAGAGCTGCCCCCCGACCAGGCCGAGTACTGCATCGCCCGCATGGCCCCATACCAGGGCCCTGATGCCGTGCCCGGGGCCCTCGACTACAAGTCCTTCTCCACAGCCCTGTACGGCGAGAGCGACCTGTGA
- the ACTN4 gene encoding alpha-actinin-4 isoform X3 — MVDYHAANQSYQYGPSSGSNGAGGGGSMGDYMAQEDDWDRDLLLDPAWEKQQRKTFTAWCNSHLRKAGTQIENIDEDFRDGLKLMLLLEVISGERLPKPERGKMRVHKINNVNKALDFIASKGVKLVSIGAEEIVDGNAKMTLGMIWTIILRFAIQDISVEETSAKEGLLLWCQRKTAPYKNVNVQNFHISWKDGLAFNALIHRHRPELIEYDKLRKDDPVTNLNNAFEVAEKYLDIPKMLDAEDIVGTLRPDEKAIMTYVSCFYHAFSGAQKAETAANRICKVLAVNQENEHLMEDYERLASDLLEWIRRTIPWLEDRVPQKTIQEMQQKLEDFRDYRRVHKPPKVQEKCQLEINFNTLQTKLRLSNRPAFMPSEGRMVSDINNGWQHLEQAEKGYEEWLLNEIRRLERLDHLAEKFRQKASIHEAWTDGKEVMLKHRDYETATLSDIKALIRKHEAFESDLAAHQDRVEQIAAIAQELNELDYYDSHNVNTRCQKICDQWDALGSLTHSRREALEKTEKQLETIDQLHLEYAKRAAPFNNWMESAMEDLQDMFIVHTIEEIEGLISAHDQFKSTLPDADREREAILAIHKEAQRIAESNHIKLSGSNPYTTVTPQIINSKWEKVQQLVPKRDHALLEEQSKQQSNEHLRRQFASQANIVGPWIQTKMEEIGRISIEMNGTLEDQLSHLKQYERSIVDYKPNLDLLEQQHQLIQEALIFDNKHTNYTMEHIRVGWEQLLTTIARTINEVENQILTRDAKGISQEQMQEFRASFNHFDKKQTGSMDSDDFRALLISTGYSLGDAEFNRIMSVVDPNHSGLVTFQAFIDFMSRETTDTDTADQVIASFKVLAGDKNFITAEELRRELPPDQAEYCIARMAPYQGPDAVPGALDYKSFSTALYGESDL, encoded by the exons ACCTTCACAGCCTGGTGCAACTCCCACCTGAGGAAGGCCGGCACGCAGATCGAGAACATCGACGAGGACTTCCGAGACGGGCTCAAGCTCATGCTCCTCCTGGAGGTCATTTCAG GGGAGCGGTTACCTAAGCCGGAGCGGGGCAAGATGAGAGTGCACAAAATCAACAATGTGAACAAGGCACTGGACTTCATCGCCAGCAAAGGAGTCAAGCTGGTCTCCATTGGGGCGGAAG AGATTGTGGACGGCAACGCAAAGATGACCCTGGGAATGATCTGGACCATCATCCTCAGGTTCGCCATCCAGGACATCTCTGTGGAAG AGACCTCTGCCAAGGAAGGGCTCCTTCTCTGGTGCCAGAGAAAGACGGCCCCGTACAAGAACGTCAACGTGCAGAACTTCCACATCAG CTGGAAGGACGGTCTTGCTTTCAATGCCCTGATCCACCGGCACAGACCAGAGCTGATTGAGTACGACAAGCTGAGAAAG gacGACCCCGTCACCAACCTGAACAATGCCTTTGAAGTGGCTGAGAAATACCTAGACATCCCCAAGATGTTGGATGCAGAGG ATATTGTAGGCACTCTGAGGCCAGATGAGAAAGCCATCATGACTTACGTGTCCTGCTTCTACCACGCTTTCTCGGGGGCTCAAAAG gctgaGACTGCCGCCAACCGGATTTGCAAGGTGCTGGCTGTCAACCAGGAGAATGAAcacctgatggaagattatgagAGGCTGGCCAGCGAT CTCCTGGAGTGGATCCGGCGCACCATCCCCTGGCTGGAGGACCGCGTGCCCCAGAAGACCATCCAGGAGATGCAGCAGAAGCTGGAGGACTTCCGCGACTACCGGCGCGTCCATAAGCCGCCCAAGGTGCAGGAGAAATGCCAGCTGGAGATCAACTTCAACACGCTGCAGACCAAGCTGCGCCTCAGCAACCGGCCCGCCTTCATGCCCTCCGAGGGCAGGATGGTCTCG GACATCAACAACGGCTGGCAGCACCTGGAGCAGGCCGAGAAGGGCTACGAGGAGTGGCTGCTGAACGAGATCCGCAGGTTGGAGCGGCTCGACCACCTGGCAGAGAAGTTCCGGCAGAAGGCCTCCATCCACGAGGCCTGGACCGACG ggaaGGAGGTGATGCTGAAGCACCGGGACTATGAGACGGCCACCCTGTCGGACATCAAAGCCCTCATCCGCAAGCACGAGGCCTTCGAGAGCGACCTGGCCGCGCACCAGGACCGCGTGGAGCAGATTGCCGCCATCGCCCAGGAGCTCAA CGAGCTGGATTACTACGACTCCCACAACGTCAACACCCGCTGCCAGAAGATCTGCGACCAGTGGGATGCCCTTGGCTCTCTGACCCACAGTcgcagggaagccctggag AAAACGGAGAAGCAGCTGGAGACCATTGACCAGCTGCACCTGGAGTACGCCAAGCGGGCAGCCCCCTTCAACAACTGGATGGAGAGCGCCATGGAGGACCTCCAGGACATGTTCATCGTCCACACCATCGAGGAAATCGAG GGCCTGATCTCAGCCCACGACCAGTTCAAGTCGACACTGCCGGACGCCGACAGGGAACGGGAGGCCATCCTGGCCATCCACAAGGAGGCCCAGAGGATCGCCGAGAGCAACCACATCAAGCTGTCAGGCAGCAACCCCTACACCACCGTCACCCCCCAGATCATCAACTCCAAGTGGGAGAAG GTGCAGCAGCTGGTGCCCAAGCGCGACCACGCCCTCCTGGAGGAGCAGAGCAAGCAGCAGTCCAACGAGCACCTCCGCCGCCAGTTCGCCAGCCAGGCCAACATCGTGGGGCCCTGGATCCAGACTAAGATGGAG GAGATCGGGCGCATCTCCATCGAGATGAATGGGACTCTGGAGGACCAGCTGAGCCACCTGAAGCAGTATGAGCGCAGCATTGTGGACTACAAGCCGAACCTGGACCTGCTGGAGCAGCAGCACCAGCTCATCCAGGAGGCCCTCATCTTCGACAACAAGCACACCAACTACACCATGGAG CACATCCGCGTGGGCTGGGAGCAGCTGCTCACCACCATCGCCCGCACCATCAACGAGGTCGAGAACCAGATCCTCACCCGCGATGCCAAAGGCATCAGCCAAGAGCAGATGCAGGAGTTCCGGGCGTCCTTCAATCACTTCGACAAG AAGCAGACGGGCAGCATGGACTCCGATGACTTCAGGGCTCTGCTTATCTCCACGGGATACAGCCTG GGCGATGCCGAGTTCAACCGCATCATGAGCGTGGTTGACCCCAACCACAGCGGCCTCGTGACCTTCCAAGCCTTCATCGACTTCATGTCGAGGGAGACCACCGACACAGACACGGCCGACCAGGTCATCGCCTCCTTCAAGGTCCTGGCCGGGGACAAG AACTTCATCACAGCCGAGGAGCTGCGGAGAGAGCTGCCCCCCGACCAGGCCGAGTACTGCATCGCCCGCATGGCCCCATACCAGGGCCCTGATGCCGTGCCCGGGGCCCTCGACTACAAGTCCTTCTCCACAGCCCTGTACGGCGAGAGCGACCTGTGA
- the ACTN4 gene encoding alpha-actinin-4 isoform X2, whose product MVDYHAANQSYQYGPSSGSNGAGGGGSMGDYMAQEDDWDRDLLLDPAWEKQQRKTFTAWCNSHLRKAGTQIENIDEDFRDGLKLMLLLEVISGERLPKPERGKMRVHKINNVNKALDFIASKGVKLVSIGAEEIVDGNAKMTLGMIWTIILRFAIQDISVEETSAKEGLLLWCQRKTAPYKNVNVQNFHISWKDGLAFNALIHRHRPELIEYDKLRKDDPVTNLNNAFEVAEKYLDIPKMLDAEDIVGTLRPDEKAIMTYVSCFYHAFSGAQKAETAANRICKVLAVNQENEHLMEDYERLASDLLEWIRRTIPWLEDRVPQKTIQEMQQKLEDFRDYRRVHKPPKVQEKCQLEINFNTLQTKLRLSNRPAFMPSEGRMVSDINNGWQHLEQAEKGYEEWLLNEIRRLERLDHLAEKFRQKASIHEAWTDGKEVMLKHRDYETATLSDIKALIRKHEAFESDLAAHQDRVEQIAAIAQELNELDYYDSHNVNTRCQKICDQWDALGSLTHSRREALEKTEKQLETIDQLHLEYAKRAAPFNNWMESAMEDLQDMFIVHTIEEIEGLISAHDQFKSTLPDADREREAILAIHKEAQRIAESNHIKLSGSNPYTTVTPQIINSKWEKVQQLVPKRDHALLEEQSKQQSNEHLRRQFASQANIVGPWIQTKMEEIGRISIEMNGTLEDQLSHLKQYERSIVDYKPNLDLLEQQHQLIQEALIFDNKHTNYTMEHIRVGWEQLLTTIARTINEVENQILTRDAKGISQEQMQEFRASFNHFDKDHGGALGPEEFKACLISLGYDVENDRQGDAEFNRIMSVVDPNHSGLVTFQAFIDFMSRETTDTDTADQVIASFKVLAGDKNFITAEELRRELPPDQAEYCIARMAPYQGPDAVPGALDYKSFSTALYGESDL is encoded by the exons ACCTTCACAGCCTGGTGCAACTCCCACCTGAGGAAGGCCGGCACGCAGATCGAGAACATCGACGAGGACTTCCGAGACGGGCTCAAGCTCATGCTCCTCCTGGAGGTCATTTCAG GGGAGCGGTTACCTAAGCCGGAGCGGGGCAAGATGAGAGTGCACAAAATCAACAATGTGAACAAGGCACTGGACTTCATCGCCAGCAAAGGAGTCAAGCTGGTCTCCATTGGGGCGGAAG AGATTGTGGACGGCAACGCAAAGATGACCCTGGGAATGATCTGGACCATCATCCTCAGGTTCGCCATCCAGGACATCTCTGTGGAAG AGACCTCTGCCAAGGAAGGGCTCCTTCTCTGGTGCCAGAGAAAGACGGCCCCGTACAAGAACGTCAACGTGCAGAACTTCCACATCAG CTGGAAGGACGGTCTTGCTTTCAATGCCCTGATCCACCGGCACAGACCAGAGCTGATTGAGTACGACAAGCTGAGAAAG gacGACCCCGTCACCAACCTGAACAATGCCTTTGAAGTGGCTGAGAAATACCTAGACATCCCCAAGATGTTGGATGCAGAGG ATATTGTAGGCACTCTGAGGCCAGATGAGAAAGCCATCATGACTTACGTGTCCTGCTTCTACCACGCTTTCTCGGGGGCTCAAAAG gctgaGACTGCCGCCAACCGGATTTGCAAGGTGCTGGCTGTCAACCAGGAGAATGAAcacctgatggaagattatgagAGGCTGGCCAGCGAT CTCCTGGAGTGGATCCGGCGCACCATCCCCTGGCTGGAGGACCGCGTGCCCCAGAAGACCATCCAGGAGATGCAGCAGAAGCTGGAGGACTTCCGCGACTACCGGCGCGTCCATAAGCCGCCCAAGGTGCAGGAGAAATGCCAGCTGGAGATCAACTTCAACACGCTGCAGACCAAGCTGCGCCTCAGCAACCGGCCCGCCTTCATGCCCTCCGAGGGCAGGATGGTCTCG GACATCAACAACGGCTGGCAGCACCTGGAGCAGGCCGAGAAGGGCTACGAGGAGTGGCTGCTGAACGAGATCCGCAGGTTGGAGCGGCTCGACCACCTGGCAGAGAAGTTCCGGCAGAAGGCCTCCATCCACGAGGCCTGGACCGACG ggaaGGAGGTGATGCTGAAGCACCGGGACTATGAGACGGCCACCCTGTCGGACATCAAAGCCCTCATCCGCAAGCACGAGGCCTTCGAGAGCGACCTGGCCGCGCACCAGGACCGCGTGGAGCAGATTGCCGCCATCGCCCAGGAGCTCAA CGAGCTGGATTACTACGACTCCCACAACGTCAACACCCGCTGCCAGAAGATCTGCGACCAGTGGGATGCCCTTGGCTCTCTGACCCACAGTcgcagggaagccctggag AAAACGGAGAAGCAGCTGGAGACCATTGACCAGCTGCACCTGGAGTACGCCAAGCGGGCAGCCCCCTTCAACAACTGGATGGAGAGCGCCATGGAGGACCTCCAGGACATGTTCATCGTCCACACCATCGAGGAAATCGAG GGCCTGATCTCAGCCCACGACCAGTTCAAGTCGACACTGCCGGACGCCGACAGGGAACGGGAGGCCATCCTGGCCATCCACAAGGAGGCCCAGAGGATCGCCGAGAGCAACCACATCAAGCTGTCAGGCAGCAACCCCTACACCACCGTCACCCCCCAGATCATCAACTCCAAGTGGGAGAAG GTGCAGCAGCTGGTGCCCAAGCGCGACCACGCCCTCCTGGAGGAGCAGAGCAAGCAGCAGTCCAACGAGCACCTCCGCCGCCAGTTCGCCAGCCAGGCCAACATCGTGGGGCCCTGGATCCAGACTAAGATGGAG GAGATCGGGCGCATCTCCATCGAGATGAATGGGACTCTGGAGGACCAGCTGAGCCACCTGAAGCAGTATGAGCGCAGCATTGTGGACTACAAGCCGAACCTGGACCTGCTGGAGCAGCAGCACCAGCTCATCCAGGAGGCCCTCATCTTCGACAACAAGCACACCAACTACACCATGGAG CACATCCGCGTGGGCTGGGAGCAGCTGCTCACCACCATCGCCCGCACCATCAACGAGGTCGAGAACCAGATCCTCACCCGCGATGCCAAAGGCATCAGCCAAGAGCAGATGCAGGAGTTCCGGGCGTCCTTCAATCACTTCGACAAG GACCACGGCGGGGCGCTGGGGCCAGAGGAGTTCAAGGCCTGCCTCATCAGCCTGGGCTACGACGTGGAGAATGACCGGCAG GGCGATGCCGAGTTCAACCGCATCATGAGCGTGGTTGACCCCAACCACAGCGGCCTCGTGACCTTCCAAGCCTTCATCGACTTCATGTCGAGGGAGACCACCGACACAGACACGGCCGACCAGGTCATCGCCTCCTTCAAGGTCCTGGCCGGGGACAAG AACTTCATCACAGCCGAGGAGCTGCGGAGAGAGCTGCCCCCCGACCAGGCCGAGTACTGCATCGCCCGCATGGCCCCATACCAGGGCCCTGATGCCGTGCCCGGGGCCCTCGACTACAAGTCCTTCTCCACAGCCCTGTACGGCGAGAGCGACCTGTGA